A region from the Mercenaria mercenaria strain notata chromosome 7, MADL_Memer_1, whole genome shotgun sequence genome encodes:
- the LOC123554553 gene encoding uncharacterized protein LOC123554553 → MNVIFLFIIFLVSTSVLLSGLISLIGYILYEEMMSVYSETLVEFSVPCDDLSLSPDEDFETFDIKRNGLKTFVRGDRYMCSYGNVTELVRLVVERQSRLRLAKGLDAYPYLSCGNESLVPKSGHLTVAFSGISQPQRFSDEDSDNVIFHWDTHSSNSHIDPSVSYHNGKITIPEGRTYFIYASVHFNISRQNNTQFQNLQQFSVRICRRVHEYEQTLLGSTKMFNISNANTSLRIASHLKMSRDDKIYIKVSDAKRLIPFSNGNSFGLFPT, encoded by the exons atgaatgtaatatttttattcatcatttttctCGTAAGCACGAGCGTTCTATTAAGCGGTCTGATATCGTTAATTGGATATATTTTGTATGAAGAAATGATGTCAGTTTATTCTGAAACACTTGTGGAATTTTCTGTACCGTGTGACGATCTGTCACTTAGCCCTGATGAAGATTTTGAAACATTTGATATCAAGAGAAACGGATTGAAGACGTTTGTGAGAGGTGATAGATACATGTGTAGCTATGGAAATGTTACAGAGCTGGTTCGCTTG GTTGTCGAAAGACAGTCAAGACTACGACTCGCAAAAG GATTAGACGCATACCCATACCTGTCATGTGGCAACGAAAGCTTAGTTCCAAAATCTGGACACCTGACAGTAGCTTTTTCGGGGATATCACAGCCTCAAAGATTTTCAG ACGAAGATTCAGACAACGTTATCTTTCATTGGGACACACATTCAAGTAATTCCCATATTGATCCTTCAGTTTCTTATCATAATGGTAAGATTACTATTCCAGAGGGCAGGACTTACTTTATATATGCATCAGTACATTTCAACATCAGCCGACAAAATAATACACAGTTCCAAAACTTACAACAGTTTTCAGTACGGATTTGCAGAAGAGTACACGAGTATGAGCAGACTCTATTAGGAAGCACGAAGATGTTTAACATCAGCAACGCCAACACAAGTTTAAGAATTGCAAGTCATTTGAAGATGTCGAGAgatgataaaatatacataaaagtatCGGATGCAAAACGACTAATACCTTTCTCAAACGGCAATAGTTTTGGACTTTTCCCAACATAG